The Vitis riparia cultivar Riparia Gloire de Montpellier isolate 1030 chromosome 3, EGFV_Vit.rip_1.0, whole genome shotgun sequence genome includes a region encoding these proteins:
- the LOC117910815 gene encoding bZIP transcription factor 46-like — translation MNFKNFSDMPPEGNGGKPLGNFSLTRQPSIYSLTIDEFQNSLGGVGKDFGSMNMDELLKNIWTAEETQNMTSSAGGEGSVPGGNLQRQGSLTLPRTISQKTVDEVWKDLLKENSALKEGSIGGPPNLQQRQPTLGEMTLEEFLVRVGVVREDAQPNVRPNNSGFYGLSSQPNHAGLGLGFQQSDRNNGALTNRITESNYLVPNQPPSLALNMSGARSSQQQQQDHHQQQQQQQPLFPKQATVAFSSPMHLTNTTQLASSGVRGAVVGIANPTVNNGLVQNGGLQSGGMAMIGLGTGAVLGASGSPASHISSDVIGKSNVNTSSLSPAPYVFNGSQRGRKPGALEKVVERRQRRMIKNRESAARSRARKQAYTLELEMEVAKLKEANEELQKKQADMEVQKNQILETIRQRGGKRLCLRRTLTGPW, via the exons ATGAATTTCAAGAACTTCAGTGATATGCCGCCAGAAGGAAATGGTGGTAAGCCACTGGGAAATTTCTCCTTGACCCGGCAGCCTTCCATATACTCCTTGACCATTGATGAGTTCCAAAACTCCTTGGGTGGAGTTGGGAAGGATTTTGGATCAATGAACATGGATGAACTTTTGAAGAACATTTGGACAGCTGAAGAGACTCAGAATATGACATCCTCCGCTGGTGGAGAAGGGAGTGTCCCTGGTGGGAATTTGCAACGGCAGGGTTCTTTGACATTGCCTCGGACAATTAGTCAGAAAACTGTTGATGAAGTTTGGAAGGACTTGCTTAAAGAAAATAGTGCATTGAAAGAAGGTAGTATTGGGGGGCCACCAAACTTGCAGCAGAGGCAACCTACTTTAGGAGAGATGACTTTGGAAGAGTTTTTGGTGAGAGTAGGGGTAGTAAGAGAAGATGCTCAACCAAATGTTAGGCCAAATAATAGTGGATTTTACGGTTTATCATCACAGCCCAATCATGCTGGGTTAGGGCTTGGGTTTCAGCAATCAGATCGAAATAATGGTGCTTTAACTAATCGGATCACAGAGAGTAATTATTTAGTTCCTAATCAACCTCCTAGTCTAGCTTTGAATATGAGTGGAGCTAGATCTTCTCAGCAACAGCAGCAGGATCATCATcaacaacagcagcagcagcagccacTCTTTCCCAAGCAAGCGACTGTGGCTTTTTCCTCTCCAATGCATTTAACAAACACCACTCAGCTTGCTAGCTCGGGTGTGCGGGGTGCAGTGGTTGGAATTGCAAATCCTACGGTTAACAATGGTCTGGTTCAGAATGGTGGGCTACAGAGTGGAGGAATGGCCATGATTGGTTTGGGAACTGGGGCTGTTTTGGGTGCCTCTGGATCTCCTGCAAGCCACATATCTTCTGATGTAATTGGGAAGAGTAATGTGAACACATCTTCATTATCGCCTGCTCCTTATGTGTTTAATGGAAGCCAGCGGGGAAGAAAACCCGGTGCACTGGAGAAAGTAGTAGAGAGAAGGCAGAGAAGGATGATTAAAAACAGAGAATCAGCTGCAAGATCACGAGCTCGTAAGCAG GCTTATACCTTGGAACTTGAAATGGAAGTTGCAAAACTGAAAGAGGCGAATGAAGAATTGCAGAAGAAACAG GCGGATATGGAAGTCCAGAAAAATCAG ATCTTGGAGACAATTCGGCAAAGGGGAGGTAAAAGACTGTGCTTGAGAAGAACACTAACAGGCCCTTGGTAG
- the LOC117909014 gene encoding cold-regulated protein 27: protein MAENLRPAVPPPASDLAGTEGCGSAVTRASSDLSASTVDGSKACLRSNGDARSGQTTEWTDEKHSLYLDSLESSFVNQLHSSMGLFGRRSKVKMMELNSFQELAVNAYNSSDEYTVLQDGCWRKRNFGRHQLLLDAAAESRDILENPWICHFKSAGQQHDVTSSDLWNQSVDSSKGIHLRGKRKASHGLATSSKRLSACHPWLQDSVGGITEVSDQNFIDEEQENKSSRVSRAKKLKTKADTVDATNTDQCVPSGKFLMKGDSSVSTTNLQKEKKGHAMSDYQKGLRVVSPEHDVNTSLDES, encoded by the exons ATGGCCGAGAATCTTCGTCCGGCGGTGCCACCGCCGGCTTCGGATCTCGCAGGGACGGAGGGTTGTGGGAGTGCGGTGACTCGGGCGAGTTCGGACTTATCCGCTTCCACGGTTGACGGCTCGAAAGCTTGCTTGCGTTCGAATGGGGATGCGAGATCG GGCCAGACAACAGAATGGACGGATGAGAAGCACAGTTTATATCTTGATTCTTTGGAATCTTCATTTGTTAACCAGTTGCACTCTTCTATGGGTTTATTTGGTCGGCGCTCAAAAGTGAAAATGATGGAGCTAAATTCATTCCAAGAATTAGCTGTGAACGCCTATAATTCTTCTGATGAG TACACAGTTCTACAAGATGGCTGCTGGCGGAAGAGAAATTTTGGAAGGCATCAACTATTATTGGATGCTGCAGCCGAGTCTCGTGATATTCTGGAAAATCCTTGGATTTGTCATTTTAAATCTGCAGGCCAGCAGCATGATGTAACATCTTCTGATTTGTGGAACCAGAGTGTGGATTCTAGCAAGGGAATCCATTTAAGAGGGAAGAGGAAGGCCTCCCATGGCTTAGCAACAAGTTCCAAGCGCCTCTCTGCATGTCACCCATGGCTCCAGGATTCAGTTGGTGGCATTACAG AGGTTTCAGACCAGAACTTTATAGATGAAGAGCAAGAAAACAAGTCAAGCAGGGTGTCCAGGGCAAAAAAGTTGAAGACAAAGGCAGATACGGTTGATGCTACAAATACAGACCAA TGTGTGCCGAGTGGGAAGTTCCTTATGAAGGGAGATTCGTCTGTCAGTACTACCAATCTccagaaagagaagaaagggCATGCCATGAGTGACTATCAGAAAGGCCTGAGAGTTGTCTCCCCAGAACATGATGTTAACACTTCTTTGGATGAGAGCTGA
- the LOC117909180 gene encoding pentatricopeptide repeat-containing protein At4g33990, whose translation MFRLAPTLKSRHISKFLPPRRRPIQLFSAARSSPQFSSYGLGNQNEEIDFNFLFDSSTKTPFAKCLHALLVVSGKVQSIFISTRLVNLYSNLGDVSLSRCTFDQIPQKDVYSWNSMISAYVHNGHFHEAIGCFYQLLLVSEIRPDFYTFPPVLKACGTLVDGRKIHCWAFKLGFQWNVFVAASLIHMYSRFGFTGIARSLFDDMPFRDMGSWNAMISGLIQNGNAAQALDILDEMRLEGIKMNFVTVVSILPVCPQLGDISTAMLIHLYVIKHGLEFDLFVSNALINMYAKFGNLEDARKAFQQMFITDVVSWNSIIAAYEQNDDPVTAHGFFVKMQLNGFQPDLLTLVSLASIVAQSRDCKNSRSVHGFIMRRGWLMEDVVIGNAVVDMYAKLGLLDSAHKVFEIIPVKDVISWNTLITGYAQNGLASEAIEVYKMMEECKEIIPNQGTWVSILPAYAHVGALQQGMRIHGRVIKTNLHLDVFVGTCLIDVYGKCGRLVDAMSLFYQVPRESSVTWNAIISCHGIHGHAEKTLNLFGEMLDEGVKPDHVTFVSLLSACSHSGFVEEGKWCFRLMQEYGIKPSLKHYGCMVDLLGRAGYLEMAYDFIKDMPLQPDASIWGALLGACRIHGNIELGKFASDRLFEVDSKNVGYYVLLSNIYANVGKWEGVDKVRSLARERGLKKTPGWSTIEVNRKVDVFYTGNQSHPKCKEIYEELRVLTAKMKSLGYIPDYSFVLQDVEEDEKEHILTSHSERLAIAFGIISTPPKSPIRIFKNLRVCGDCHNATKFISRITQREIVVRDSNRFHHFKDGICSCGDYW comes from the exons ATGTTCAG ATTGGCGCCAACCTTGAAAAGTAGgcacatttcaaaatttctgcCACCACGTAGACGACCTATCCAATTATTTTCTGCAGCCAGAAGTTCTCCACAGTTCTCATCATATGGCCTTGGAAACCAGAATGAAGAgattgatttcaattttttatttgactcCAGTACCAAAACCCCCTTTGCAAAGTGCCTTCATGCCCTTCTTGTGGTGTCAGGGAAAGTTCAAAGCATTTTTATCTCAACCCGACTTGTCAATCTTTACTCTAACCTTGGTGATGTATCCTTGTCTCGCTGCACCTTTGATCAGATCCCACAAAAGGATGTCTATAGCTGGAACTCGATGATATCTGCCTATGTTCATAATGGCCATTTCCATGAAGCCATAGGCTGTTTCTATCAGCTGTTATTGGTGTCCGAAATTCGACCTGATTTCTACACTTTTCCTCCAGTGTTGAAAGCTTGCGGAACTCTAGTTGATGGGAGGAAGATTCACTGCTGGGCTTTCAAACTGGGTTTCCAATGGAATGTATTTGTGGCTGCTTCCTTGATCCATATGTATTCTCGGTTTGGTTTTACAGGTATTGCCCGTAGCTTGTTTGATGATATGCCGTTTCGAGATATGGGTTCTTGGAATGCCATGATTTCTGGGCTCATTCAAAATGGAAATGCTGCACAGGCATTGGATATCTTAGATGAAATGAGATTGGAGGGAATAAAGATGAATTTTGTTACAGTTGTCAGCATTCTTCCTGTCTGTCCACAATTGGGGGACATTTCAACTGCAATGCTAATCCATTTGTATGTCATAAAACATGGGTTAGAGTTTGACCTATTTGTGTCCAATGCCTTGATTAATATGTATGCTAAATTTGGTAACTTGGAGGATGCACGGAAAGCTTTTCAACAAATGTTTATAACAGATGTGGTGTCGTGGAACTCAATAATTGCTGCCTATGAGCAGAATGATGATCCAGTCACTGCACATGGGTTCTTTGTCAAAATGCAACTTAATGGATTTCAGCCTGATTTATTAACACTAGTGAGTTTAGCTTCTATTGTTGCTCAGTCTAGGGATTGTAAAAATAGCAGATCTGTTCATGGATTCATCATGAGAAGGGGTTGGCTTATGGAAGATGTTGTCATTGGAAATGCAGTTGTGGACATGTATGCAAAATTGGGTCTTCTAGATTCTGCACATAAAGTTTTTGAGATAATCCCAGTTAAAGATGTGATTTCATGGAACACTTTGATAACAGGTTATGCTCAAAATGGTCTTGCAAGTGAGGCAATTGAAGTATATAAAATGATGGAAGAGTGCAAGGAGATCATACCTAATCAAGGGACTTGGGTTAGCATTCTGCCAGCTTATGCGCATGTTGGAGCCTTGCAACAAGGAATGAGAATTCATGGGCGGGTGATTAAGACCAATCTCCACTTGGATGTTTTTGTGGGTACCTGCCTCATTGATGTGTATGGAAAATGTGGAAGATTGGTTGATGCAATGTCCTTGTTCTATCAAGTGCCCCGAGAGAGTTCTGTCACTTGGAATGCCATAATATCCTGTCATGGAATTCATGGACATGCTGAGAAAACTCTAAACCTATTTGGAGAAATGCTAGATGAGGGGGTTAAGCCTGATCATGTTACATTTGTCTCGTTATTGTCAGCTTGTAGCCATTCGGGTTTTGTTGAGGAGGGTAAATGGTGCTTTCGTCTGATGCAGGAGTATGGAATTAAGCCTAGTTTGAAGCACTATGGGTGCATGGTAGACTTGCTTGGTCGAGCTGGTTATCTAGAAATGGCATATGATTTTATAAAGGACATGCCTTTACAGCCTGATGCTTCCATCTGGGGTGCCCTTCTTGGCGCTTGTAGAATACATGGAAATATTGAGTTGGGTAAATTTGCTTCAGATCGCttatttgaagttgattcaaaaAATGTTGGATATTATGTTCTGTTGTCAAATATTTATGCTAATGTTGGGAAATGGGAGGGAGTTGATAAAGTGAGATCACTGGCTAGAGAGAGGGGATTGAAGAAAACTCCCGGTTGGAGCACAATTGAAGTGAACCGCAAGGTTGATGTCTTTTATACTGGGAACCAATCCCATCCGAAATGCAAGGAGATATATGAGGAGTTGCGAGTTTTGACTGCCAAAATGAAGAGCCTTGGTTATATTCCAGACTATAGCTTTGTGTTGCAGGATGTCGAGGAAGACGAAAAAGAGCATATCCTCACTAGTCATAGCGAGAGATTAGCTATTGCATTTGGAATCATTAGCACCCCTCCTAAAAGTCCTATCCGGATCTTCAAGAACTTGAGGGTTTGTGGGGATTGCCACAATGCAACTAAATTCATCTCAAGGATTACCCAGAGGGAGATTGTGGTGAGGGATTCTAATCGCTTCCATCACTTCAAGGATGGAATATGTTCTTGTGGAGACTACTGGTGA